The window GATTCAGGCTCTGAGGTCCAGAACAAGGTCATAAAATGATTACCTTCTTCCCAGACTAGTTCATGAACTGAGAGCAAACTGATTCCCTCTTCCAAGAAAAAGCCACCATCATTTAAAGTACGCCCACTGCAAAACAGTAATAATTCAACACTACACTTTATGAGCCCCTGCTGTTATTCATTTGGTAAAATTAAGTTACAAGCCACACTATGTACAGATTTGCCTTTGTTGTGTTCCCATAATATACAAAAACTCTTATATGGCAAGTACTCTGTGGTTGCGAATTGCCCATTAAGATACAAAATTACTGCCCGTgtctgaaaattattatttttattgtcttcTAGCTGAGTTTATTCTTGCCAAAGTTCAGAGGGGGAGAGAACAAGCAAGTATCCAGTCACTAGCATTACGGAGGGTAACCTCTCAGCTCTTTGTTGAAAGTTAGCTCTAGTACAGATCATCAAGAATAAGCACACTACCTGCACAACCCCAGAACCACAGGAGACTTTAAACATGCCTCACTTTGAGCATTTACAGACGTACCTTTCACAGAAGCTTTAAGTAACTCAATCTTATCCATCAGGCCTGCAGTCCTAATATTCACATATGCACCCTCTAATTGTGAATCACTTATATCAGTACCCCAGTAACAGGCTTCCTGTtcagagaaaaagggaagagtcATTTCGTTGACAAACGggtatatttattttacaaaccCTCCACAGAACTGTTTTGTTTCACAGCTCTTTTAGGACAAACCCCTTGCTGGGAGACCCATTACTATTACACAAGAGCAATACATAGACCAAGAGGATGGAGGAAGGGGGGAAATTTGTGACATCTCCACTTCCTTCATGTTCTCTGCTGCTCAAGAGAGTAGCAGTTTAGAGAAACACAGGGGCTATGTCCTAACGGCAGGATCCCAGCCACTTATGGATAGCTGCACTGCCTCTAATGCCAACAACTCATTGTACTCTCCCATTGACGCTTCCATTCCCACAGTAAGCCCAGGCATTTTAAAAGAAGGCCCATGGCTGACTCAAACCCTGCACACATACAGGGCTCCCAGCACCCTTCCGCACAAGCGTGTAGGACTGTTTTACATTCTTGTGGAGGAAGTGTCAGTACTAAAACATTTTGAACAACTGCCTAGAAAGACCCATTTGGTTCCAATTTTCCAGTAAGAACATGGACTTCAGTATAACTGTGGTACAGATTTTTCCTGATGCAACTACAAGCAGTCTTGCAAGGGTCCCACTTATTGCGACTGTCATACTTACAGGCCACTCTTTTGCAGCTTCCAGCAGTATTGTTCCTAACCCGCACATGGGATCCAGCACAAAGGCACCAGCCTACAAAAATAAAAGGGTTTATTGCATCCCAAGCAGGATGACAAGACTCCTCTCCCAATGCAAAGCCTACTCTGATGTGCTCATCACCTATAAATTACTGCTGAACCCAACGTGGTTAACAATGATCACTGCTTTACCACACCAAAATTGCTTGTAAGACAGTATAGCAAAAAGCTTGAATAACTTCATTAGAAACAATACATCAAATGCATCCAGTCTTGATGtgacacttaagaaaaaaaatgactggAGTGCAGACAGATATTGGTATCAAATTAATCTGTGGGAAAGATCACTCTTGttctccttggggggggggggggaaccccaaaCAAATTTTAAAGTATGGACAGTGAAAAAAAGATGTGCAATTTAGATGTGTCAgtacaggaaggaacagcctgaCTGAGAAGAACCTGGGGTTACAGCAGACATCAAGCTGAACACGAGCAGACATTGTGCTCTCGTCACAAATCTGGCAAACTCTGCCCTAGGCTACATTAGGAGCAACATGACCAGCAGAGCCAAGGGAGCTCTGGTTGGGTACAAGGTAAAACTGCTTCCCTGGAAGGGTAGCACAGCCCTGGGATAAGGCAGACAGGTGGAggttctccatccttggaagttcTCCAGACTCAGTTAGGCAAAGTCATGGTTCCTCTGATCTACCATTTTGGCAACAGTCCCACTCCAAGGGGGAGGTAGGACTAgagatctccagagatccctttgAACCAACGCTATGTCCCCTATAATCTGTCTTTAGTATATATTGTTTTTCCCTAATATTCCTCTTTGTTTTTGAAACTCAGCACCAATACTACGACTTGGATCAGAGCATAGGTATTAAAACCATAATACTTCTTCAGTCTCGCAGCTTCAGCCCTGACTGGCAGCAGTACTCCTTCATTTGGGTCTCCACACCTTTGCCATGAACATTCACTTACACTGATTTCAGCCAGAGATGCCATGGCCCATGCAATCGTTGATCGCAGTCCTGCTGTTTGGATATACTCCCTGTTGGCTAATGGAAGCCTGCAGACAGTAAAAGCAACATGAGATGATGGTACAACCAAGCCAGAAAAGCCCATATAACATGAAAGACCAATGGAAGTGGACTTCAGATCTGCAAACAGAAAGACAGTCTGCTTTCATCTACGAACTCACTGCAAAGTCTGCTCTGCATGCTCAGGAAAGCTCCGGACAGACCACACAACTGTCcaatgaatattaacccagacAATAAATATTCATGGTGGACAATAGGATCATTTAGAAATTATGCTAGTTCTGGTACTGCCAAAACAAATCTGGTGATGAAAACGCCTACCTGAAAAGAGGAATCCCCACAACAGAGTGAATGTCATTCAGATGTACAAAGATctgaaagacagaaaacaaacgAACACACCAACATTAGAATCTCCCAACTGGAGATGACGTAAATTTAGCTCCTTTAAACCAGACTCAGAGGATGTTTCTATGAATGTCTGATCCTAGCTTAACAACAAAAATACGTGCTTTAGAAATTATGATTAACTGGAAGAAATCACACAGTATAAGAATTGAAATCTTTAAGGGAACCAATTTTTTATAATGTCAAAAGGATACCTTTAACTGTAAAACCTTTAACTGTAAAACCATTTACTCTAAGCAGGAGAAGATAGTTCACTGTATACATTGGCACCAGGAAGAAAGTTCATCAAAAATTGCTGATTATTATtcatctccctcccctctccccttcctctcccccctcccccttcaaaCTAGTGCCTTTAACAAGCATTTCAGATGGAAGGCAGAGGTGGGTAGTACTTCCAGAAATACAGAGAGCTTCAAGAGTTTGTCCTATGGCTTGTGCCATAGAGAGCATCCCAAAAAGAGAAGGCTCTGAGCTCTCCAACAGGTGTTGCATGACTGCAATCACTTCCCAAGAAGCCCAAAGGAAAACATGCTACTTTTGAAGAGTTCCAGTCCTCAGCACTTGAAACAGTTTCAGAGCAAAAATCTGACCGAGCAAGGAGCAAACCCTTCATTCCTGTTTCAACAAAGCCTTATTCGATGCACAGTCTGGTAAAAACAGAACCAGTGGATGAACTGGGAGCTTTCATGGAAGGCCTCAGGCCTCCCAGCATCAATGCTGACAGCAGCTTCTGTATGCCAAGTGCAGGGAAGCAGAAAGCTTGTCAAGAGCAACGAGTCCTTCCCAAGGTCCCAGGCAGTTTGCACCATGGAGGGTGTCTTAAGCTAGCTGCTTGCAAGAGACAGGGTCTAGGAAGATGCATAAGGTTGCAACCTCTTCCCTAAACTGAGTTCTCAAGTACAGAGTTACTCAAGAAAAGGACCTTGCTGCTTTCTCTTCCCTTACAGAGGCTGAACCAGCTGCCCAGTGGCTCAGGTGAACTCCATCTTTAACAGAGTCAGCCAGAGTCCAAAAGTTTGTAAGGGTGCAGGCTTCTGAGCTGTCCCCTGGGCAGATCCTTCCCCTGACAGTACAGGCCCATGCTGGCCTTTATGGTATTTACGCTGGGAGCTTAGGTGGACCGGAAGGCCTGAGCATACTGGTTGGTGAAGAGCTTTGCTCCTTGCTAccagatgctctctggtgaaatGCAGTGGCAGAGAGATAAACAGGGAGAGTCCACAGtgtggtgtgcaaaggaagcggaaaacaaaacacaagagaTGCCGGGCAAATCTGGAAGCAGCAAAAGACCATCTGGCAGACAAACAGTGCTACCTCTAGATCTGGATTCCGCAAATCAGCCCTCCATCCAAACTGCTTCATGAGTGCTATGCCAACTGCTCTTCCAATCTCCTGTgagaagaaagaataataattgGCAATAAAAATAACACAATTAAGAAAACTACAGCTAAGGGGAGAAAGACATCCCTTTAGTCCTTATATAACAtacaaaaaccccaacaacacaGCTTTGATTGTACAGTCCTTGTAAACACCTGGGAAGAGAAACAGTCTCTCTTTAATCACTACAGAACTGTTCATATAAAGGCCTGAAGAGACACAAGAGGATAGGACAAGAGAGACACAGAGTAAACACACTGCAGGACAAAATGACTATTACTCACCTGGAATGCGGGAGACTGAAGTTCAAGTCCTGCTAAAGTTACAACAAACACCTATAATCATCATCTtcatgtcacacacacacacacactttctcatGGCTGTACCTAAAGGCAAACTTATCAGCGCACAACCACAACTtacaaaaaagttgtttttttagaCTAAGTTCAAACTCACACTACCAACTTAAATAAGCATTTGTGTTGGCATGCTCATGGCATCCCATCTTCCCAAGGCACTAACTTTACCAGGGGTGGAGGGAAAGAAACGCCAGTTAAACCACTTATCTTCAAGAAAGAGAAATGTAAATAAACTGCAGCTacactgcttttttattttatcacaGTGGAAATACAGTATAGACCATAAAAGTGCTGGTGAGAAGaggcctctggaggtctccatAGCACTGCTCTCTGAGGGTGGCTGGAGCTCCGTCTAGCAGAGTCCGGACACCCCAGTGACCAAGACCCACCCCTGGGtacatgtcccagggctgcaccaCCCTTCTGGGGAATGAGTTCTTCCCAACACCCAACCTGTACTTCCCAAGCTGCAATTTGTCTTTGCCCCTTATTACACTGTCTGCCACAAATGAGAGGAGTTTGGCTCTGCTGTCTTCGAAACACTCTTCGGGTAGGTGTAAGGCGCTAGCAGATTGCTCCTTAGACTGCACCAGCTTTCACAAGCCCATCTACTTCAGCCTCTTACTTCTGTCTACCTCTCCTCAATAAAAGGCACTGAGATGGAAAACATTCAGGGTAACATCGTACCTCAAAATGAACACCACTGCTTGTATTTCTATTTGCTGAAGGTAAAGCAGGTTATGTTCTTTTTGAGAAAAGACACAAGAAGGTTAGATCAGTTTGCTATTCCAGAACATATAGCACAATTTAAATTGCAAATAAACCACACATTTCCTTCCACCTTTAccaatttgttttaaaacacagatAATTTAACATACCTGTGAAGTAAATATTTTGGCAATTGCTCCACTACAGCGACAAGAAACTCTGAAACTGAAGCTATGCTCCTCATTATCAATGGCTTTCTCTTCGCTACTTTTGGAAGTGTCTTCTAGAGAAGTCTTGCTTTCAGCTTGAAAGTCCTGATCACTCATTCCCTCTGTTACCACACAGCTCTCTTCTGCTCCTGCTTGACATTCCTCAGAATGAATCTCTGTCTTCTGTCTTTTAGTTACAAGATTCACCTCTTCTTCTGATTTTCTCTTGAGAGGCAAGGGGTTTTCTTGAAAGACATGGTCTTTTTCCCCCTTGTGTCCATGAAGATTTTTCCAAATAGAGATAATATCAAGCCAGTATCTCGGTTCCTCAATGACAAGGCTTTTAATTTCATGCAATGCTTTCCCTGCAAGAAAAGGAGCTTTCTGATTAAATAGTTCAATCTCAACATTTGATTTTCCTACATATTAATAACAGATGTTAACAGAGACTGTGTTTAGACTTCATTAATGTTTGAACCCAGGGACTGCAGCAGCACACATCACAAATGCAGCTGAGCTCTCAACACTCATGTACCCCATCAACCGAAATGTACGTGTCAGTCCGATTGCAGGCTCTGCAGAATCAAGACTAAGTTTTGCAAGGTTGGAATGCAGATTTGTAGAAATTCAGCTGCACTAGAAGACCAGACCACTTCTAGAGTCATTCCCAGAGACTGAGAACTGGCCCACCATGTCATCCCCCCCAGAAAACATTTGGTCCAGGATTAGAGGCCTGGGACACTTTCCAGGATTGAAAGACAGACATGAACACAAATCACTTAGGTTTCCTGTATAAACAAATACATTTGTGGCTTTTATTCTGAGCTGAATCTATCCACGCTACTGATCAACCTGCCTTCAATCCTGCAAAGTCCCTCACGCATGCCCAAGCTTACACCTATGGTTAGTCCTGTCGACTTAGCTATGATAAAAGGGAAGATAACCCAAGGAATACAGAAGCTAATTCAAGAAACCTTGAAGGTGGTCAAGGAAAAAGGTTTAGATGTCCCTATTTCTCATTTTATGTTTTAGAGCCATGGATAAACTGGATCCTCGAAGTTACAGGCCATCTGTAGCCTCCCACATAAAACACCATCAGCACACTGATATCCATCCCTCTTCTTGAGGCTTTAACTCCAACACTGAGACAGGATGTTACCTGAAGCGCTCAGATTTACAAGAAGTTTGTGTCCCAAACAGTTATGTGACACAGGATACATGTTTAGGTCTGCTTGGCCTCAGAGAAAGTGTAACACGCCTGAGGGGTCCAGAACTGCATTTGAGTTTCAGAAAGTTTTTCAGGTGGGGATAGggttatacacacacatatacaaataGCACCAGCAGAACATGAGCTAATACAATTagctatttaaaaacagttttctttaagccattttcagcacaaaaacacATGTGGGAGTCTCTGAATGAAAAATATGTCAGAATTAATTATTCTCTATTAGAACTACAGCAGTTGAAATCCATCGAAAATTAATTTTGCCCACAGGATTTTATCTAGGGCTCCCAGTGGGCATCTCGGGTGCAGAAGGCTGAGGTGACCGGAGGGGAAAGGCGAACGCAATACCTTTATTTCTAGAGACAGGGAGCGGGGCGTGTTTCTTAAGCAGCAGAAATAACCGCTCTCCGGACTTCAGTTTCTTCAGGTCGCTCAGCTCCGCATCAGTGGTGAAGAACACCTTTCCCGAAACGTAGTCCACCTTcgggaaaaaaaggaggataaACAAACAAACGGGAAAGCGTTTTGCCACGAGCCGCTTAAGCGGCTCAGCAGCGCCACCGCACGCTGCTGCGTATCTGCGCACGCAGCACACAGGTGCGCACCCCCTTCCCCTCTCAGGCGGGGCTGAGGCGACTCGCCCCCCCACACGGCCGCCGAGCGCCCCCTCACCTCCGTAGCGCCGAGCCGCGCCCGCACCTCCCGCGCCACGAAGGGCTCCAGGCCGCGGCCCGCCGTGCAGAAATACCGCCCGGCCCCCGCcatcgccgcccgccgccatttCGCACCGCCCCCCCGCGCTGCGGCCCGCCCCCTGCCGCCATTTCGCACCGCCCCGCTCCACCCGCGCTGcggcccgccccccgccgccattTCGCACCGCCCCCTCGGTCTAGCGGCGGCGTGGCCGTGTGAAGGGTGCCGGCTGTGAGGGGCGGCCCAGGGAGGGGAGGCGCGGGGTCTTGCAGCCTGTGAGGGAGCTGCAAGATGCACCCATACTTCTTAGTTCCTACCCCTTTCCCTGGAGTGATGCTCACCCGGCCACTGCTGCTCGGGGTCCTGAGCTTGGAGGTTTCGTTCTGGTGGCAGtgcggggggggggttgttgttacGGCGAGTTGGCAGCATCTGGAGCCCTTTGCCAGGACGAATATGATGCTCGTGTTGCTGGTTTCTTCCTTGCTTTAAGGACCCATTTGGGGTCATTTTTGTGTGCTTACTAATACACTTCTACGCCTTTCTCTCCCGAGGTCTCTGCTATTGTACCGGGTCTGAGTCACCGGGCTGGGCCACGCCATGTCATTGTGGTAGAGCCATAACTGTCTCATTCTGCATGGAATAACTGCCTGTTACAGCAGCCTGTGTGAAACCATGGTTGTACTGCGTAAAGGTAGAACAAATTAGCCATAGAAGACACTTGGTAAATTAGAGAAACTGCTGTCACAGCTAACCCATAGCAGCCGCTACTGAACCAAGCTCTTCTGGCAGGCGGCGTATCTCGGCCCCTCGGGCTTGCCGCAGAGTTTCTGTTGTCGACAGCTTCTTGCTCAGAGAGTGGCAGGGCtctacagaaaagtaaaaaacaatAAGCTAAATACCTGCTGTAGTTACATAAGCAGAAACATTACTACTTAAGAGTCATAAGATTACAGCAGATGATAGGCAAATCTAATACGTCCACAGGCTATTAACAATAATACCATAATACAAATCATGGCTCCTCTGGATACGACACCCACTTGTGGAATATACCCTCCTTTTGAGGGATCTTAATCTTTATATACCCTGTTTAGTTAATCTTACACACTCCTGATTCTTTTGTGATACGTATCTTTGCAGAAGCGTAATTTGTTTCCAACTGTTACAAAAGAAGATAATGATTATCTCAACTAATAGTAATGGCATACTAAGCAAAACAATGATAAGATGTAAAAACACGTGTAATGTGTTCTGTGTTCTGGGGCTATACTACAGTCTGTCCTGCCAGGAGTTACTTGAAACAGTTCAAATTTCTTCAGCTACGGAGGCCAATTCCCCTTGGTTACAATTGATGTCAATTCTGTTTCACTGAATTATACTGTTATATGCATTTAttatatgtaaatataaacaTACTATATCAacatatatacataatatacatGGTTCTTATGTCATTACAGTTTCTCTTGATTCTGAAACATAAATGAAATAAGGGAAATCTACCCCCCCCATGTTTATCATAGATGTAAACATTTTTAATTGGAAGCAGGGTACTCATTTACAGAGTTCTCTTTTACCAATTTAATAAACTGTTAACATCTTGCGTGAGAGAGAGACACTCCTTGAGTGTTGATTCTGGCactccctttgcttttgctttctcctcAAAAAAAACAATCTGCAGAGCAGTCCCCTCCCCCTGCTTGGGGAAAACAGGGCTTTTATTCCCATGGTGAGAAATGGGGATGCGCCTGGACTTTGTGGCCCTGCCACGCAGAGACCCAGCTCCACGCTCTGTTTCCCAGGTCCTGGTGCTGTGCAGCAGCCGCTCTCTCGCCTCCCGCAccccctctgcctgctggcgGGAGCCGCCTTGTCCGACTCCAGCTGCTGCGGCCATGAGCCGGTGAGGGTGTTTTCCAGCCCCGCTCCGGCAGGAGCAGAGCCGCAGTCGCAGCCCCGCACCCCTCGcggaggggctgcagcaggacGCAGCCCGCGCTCAccgccggctccgctcccggGAGCTGTGTCCCACCTCACCGCGGAGCTGCACCGGGGACGGGCCGAGCCAAGTGGGACCGTGCACGGTCACAGCCCACTGCAGGGTTTTGGCTCGGGGAAATGCACACTGGGGTGATCCAGCCCGAAGCAAAGCGACACTGGTGCGTTCAGTCCAGGGTTTGCTTATTTAACCCCAGCGCCGCTCTCGGCAGGGCCCCTCACCCTCCCTCCGCATCCCTGGCTTGTCCTGCAGGGCTGGGGCGACCCGGGTGCGACTAAAGCCCGGGACCATCTGCGCGCAGTGCCTGGGGGGAGGTGAGGAAGCCACTGTTGCTGCCAAGTCATGCACCAGCATCCCACAATCTCGGGGTTTGGGACTTGAAGACCCTCACCGCCCTCAGTGATAGAAATGCTCCCTTTCTGGCCCCCCTGCCACTGGGCCTGGCCTCTTTCTCCAAGGCACTGGGCGTGAGGCCGGTGCTGGGAGAGGCTGAGGTGTGTGGGGACAAAAAGGCAGCGAGGCTTTTCTGTCCCCAAACACGTCACTTAGCCTCCTTCCTCGAGGAGGGCTGGGTCCAGGCAAGAAAAGCTCTTCACCGTGACTGCAGCTTGGGAgcagaggctgctcagggccccaGGATGCGAGTTCATCGCTGGGGCTCGTCCAGGCCGTCTCACTTTCTGCTACAGCTCCCCCTGTGCAGCGTATGCTGCAAGGAAAACAAACCGCACAGCTTTATTTGCCCCTTCAGTGCCCCTCCTGCTGCCCTCAGCCTCGACCCCTCTCAGGGTCGAAGTGCAGCGGGGTCtccgctgcccccagccccaaggACCTGGCTTCGCCCctttgctctcctggcacctcggCCCTGCAGAGCCACGGTGGAGGCTGGGCCCCCCTGCTCGCCCTGTCTCGCACGCAAAGCCCAGTGGTGCGGGGCACAGACCCTGCTGGGGACTCAGCCCCGTCACCAAGGGGACTCCCAGCTCCGGCCCTTAGAGAGCAGCAGAAAGGGGCAGTTGTAGGGAGGATTTTGGCTCTTTCCTCACCCGTTTCCCTGGCCTCCAGTGCTGGGGTCTGCAGTGAAGCAGGATCCTGCCGGCTGCTCCCGCCACCGCCCCCGCAGGATCCCGACCCAGCTCCCATGCTCCCGCTGGGGCCCGAGGGATGGACGGGGCCCTGCTCCGGCACCCCAGGCTTTTCCTTCTGGTGCCCCCAGCGAAGTGACCCCCCTtgggctccttccccccagcccggGACCCGCCACCGACACCGGCGGCATCTGCCCTCTCCGGCAGAGGCTGCGATGGCCACGGAGAAACCCCCAGTCGAAGGGCTTGGCCACACCTGTGAGTTCGCAGCTACCTTCACCTGCCAgcgggagggcaggagggagggaaagagggagggaggaaaggagggaggctGCGTTTGGCAGCCACCTGCGGCGGCCAGAGCCAGAGCGGCTGGCAGACACCGCGGGAAAGGCTCGCCATGTCCTCGGCCACCTCTGCCGCCTCTTTGCCCAGCGGCCTGGCCGTCTTGACCACCTTCCCCGATGTGCTCTTCATCCCCGAAATCGTGAGTGCCTGCTTGCCGCCAGGGATGCTGCTCGCAGGGTGCCCAGCCCGCATTGAGCTGCTGGCGCCCAAGAGCCGCGCCGTAACGCCAGGGAGCCGCGAGGGCTGGGGGACACCGCACGCCCTGAGCCTCCCCTCGGTCTGCTCTGTGGGCGAATTTAACGGGGAAGGGGGTTTAGCAGCTGCTCTGGGCGTGCGGGCATGGCGGGAGAGGGAAGGCTGGCCGAGCTCCTTGCTGCTTCTTCCCGCCTTGCAGTCTCATCGGGCTGGAGAAGATCATAACCTTGAAGGGCTGGGCAAGGCTGATGCAAAGCGGTTAACTGTGAGTGCTGAGGGAAAGACGGCGAGTTTCCACTAGAGCCCTTTCCCCCTGTGCTTCCCCCTCCAAACCCACTCGTCCCACATTTCGAGGGGCTTTTGTCAAACCCTAGTGCCTTCATCCAGCATCGAGGTGTCCGGCCGAGGGtctgaggagggggctcatgtTATTTCACGCTGAAAACGTCAGCTTTGCCATCAAAGCTTTCCCTGCCCCCCCACCCAATCCACCTCCCCGGGGTCGACACCGTTCACTTCCATCTCCTAGCAAAAGCTGGCAAGCGAAGAGGAACGGGGCTAAAGCAGACGTCCCCAAGGCCTGGAGAAAGGCTTTGCCCCCAAATGTGCTCCAGGGGTTTGGTCTCTTCCCACAAGCCCTGAGAGCAAAGTACAGGCTCACCACGGCCGTGGGAAGGAGGGCACGAATTCCCGGCAGCGATCCCAGGCTCAGAAAGCCCTGGCGGCGTTGCGGGGTGAGCACAGAGCCACCGAGGCTGGGGCCATCCACCCGGCCCCCCTGCCACTGGCTGCCTTCATCCCAGGCCCGAGGCTGCCGCCTGTTCCGGCGCCTTTCGGCACCGACTGTGCCCCCGGCTGTCTCCTTGTAATTCCTGTCTCTGAGGAATTTGGCCAGGCAGCttaaaggaggaggaaataacCCACAAACTATCCTCTGGTTTGGGGAAGGCTTGGAAATGCGTGCCCTAAAGGCTCAGGCACCGTGGGGGAAGGAGGAATGCCGAAAAGCCAGGTTTCGGTGTTTTATCTCCATCACGGGAAGTTTACGACTAGGTTGTGCCGCTCTATTCTCTCCACTGTGTACAAAGGAGGAGGCTCCCCTGAATCACAGCATTCATAAAGTGTTTCTCAGCCCTCAGGAGGACCCAGGGTTGCCTGTAGTGGGTTAATATGGGaaccacaggggaaaaaaaagacatttcaagtATTTGGACAGTTGCTAAAATGCCAGAAGGGCCTGCCCGCAGCTCGGATGATTGCCACATCTGGCTGCGTTGATTAAGCGTTGCCGTATTTATTCTGTGAGGCTGGGTTTAATTCTTGTCATCTACTTTATTTGAAGAGCTTTCTGCATAGCTAGATTAAATTTAGCAGCCAGGCCTATGTGGAGAAGCTGAAAAGGGCTAAAATCAGATTTCTTTGGATTG is drawn from Apteryx mantelli isolate bAptMan1 chromosome 3, bAptMan1.hap1, whole genome shotgun sequence and contains these coding sequences:
- the THUMPD2 gene encoding THUMP domain-containing protein 2 isoform X2, which gives rise to MAGAGRYFCTAGRGLEPFVAREVRARLGATEVDYVSGKVFFTTDAELSDLKKLKSGERLFLLLKKHAPLPVSRNKGKALHEIKSLVIEEPRYWLDIISIWKNLHGHKGEKDHVFQENPLPLKRKSEEEVNLVTKRQKTEIHSEECQAGAEESCVVTEGMSDQDFQAESKTSLEDTSKSSEEKAIDNEEHSFSFRVSCRCSGAIAKIFTSQEIGRAVGIALMKQFGWRADLRNPDLEIFVHLNDIHSVVGIPLFRLPLANREYIQTAGLRSTIAWAMASLAEISAGAFVLDPMCGLGTILLEAAKEWPEACYWGTDISDSQLEGAYVNIRTAGLMDKIELLKASVKALPLPSESFDTVISDIPFGKKFKITKDILFLPDILQEMERVLRVGGTIVLLLSQDLRKHMDGVMKRVENDGSPKAVSDGANETTAVKALNIDGNSSSVVNGVEESFLSSGQMRFGSLVPDGIYGVSLGKTDAFIYKYKKISTAGKQ
- the THUMPD2 gene encoding THUMP domain-containing protein 2 isoform X1, whose amino-acid sequence is MAGAGRYFCTAGRGLEPFVAREVRARLGATEVDYVSGKVFFTTDAELSDLKKLKSGERLFLLLKKHAPLPVSRNKGKALHEIKSLVIEEPRYWLDIISIWKNLHGHKGEKDHVFQENPLPLKRKSEEEVNLVTKRQKTEIHSEECQAGAEESCVVTEGMSDQDFQAESKTSLEDTSKSSEEKAIDNEEHSFSFRVSCRCSGAIAKIFTSQEIGRAVGIALMKQFGWRADLRNPDLEVIFVHLNDIHSVVGIPLFRLPLANREYIQTAGLRSTIAWAMASLAEISAGAFVLDPMCGLGTILLEAAKEWPEACYWGTDISDSQLEGAYVNIRTAGLMDKIELLKASVKALPLPSESFDTVISDIPFGKKFKITKDILFLPDILQEMERVLRVGGTIVLLLSQDLRKHMDGVMKRVENDGSPKAVSDGANETTAVKALNIDGNSSSVVNGVEESFLSSGQMRFGSLVPDGIYGVSLGKTDAFIYKYKKISTAGKQ